Proteins encoded together in one Octopus bimaculoides isolate UCB-OBI-ISO-001 chromosome 24, ASM119413v2, whole genome shotgun sequence window:
- the LOC106883398 gene encoding U3 small nucleolar RNA-associated protein 18 homolog: MEKEEEITQTVVDDQLDEPESRKLSKSQHRAKQRKNKTVRDLEHVVFGDESEVVDQIEKNFRSKKKSRKHKVREDDVPSTRKAAWEDLDDEAEYENNVTVVRPSFQLSLEIPKWAKLKTTEKRKRSSKQTSDSDDDENRDDNRIGLLQSTGNYLSKSSSLSSLTIQLKKCTDANRENPSQYLTASEFHPKSTVLMTAGRKCRFNLFQVDGEKNRKIHTIFVDRLPIKCSHFSRDGLQVVLSSGYNYFSYFDMEAAKLIRVPRFNSIDNNKLSDFILSPDGRYIVFFGQYGYMHLVSSNSKEYLTSLKMNGSVDAAAFSKDGHRMFSFGSDGQVYVWDMNSRCCVHRFYDDGCVNGTAVCVSPNNKYLACGSDSGVVNIYDVDTCMTSLTPPPQKAVMNLTTECNSLVFNHSNEFLAATSIHSEKGVKLIHLPSMTVFRNFPDSLDTDITYPRLLDISPNSGYLTIGNNKGQALLYRIKHFGNY, encoded by the coding sequence atggagaaggaggaagaaattaCGCAAACTGTGGTGGACGATCAATTGGACGAACCAGAATCTCGCAAACTTTCTAAATCGCAACATAGAGCGAAACAACGTAAAAATAAAACCGTGCGTGATCTTGAGCACGTGGTTTTTGGAGACGAAAGTGAAGTTGTTGATCAAATTGAGAAGAATTTTCGCTCAAAGAAAAAATCTAGAAAACACAAGGTCAGAGAAGATGATGTTCCATCTACAAGAAAAGCTGCTTGGGAAGATTTAGATGACGAGgctgaatatgaaaataatgtgaCTGTTGTGAGACCTTCCTTTCAGCTTTCATTGGAGATACCAAAATGGGCCAAATTGAAGACGACAGAGAAACGAAAACGTTCGTCAAAACAGACAAGTGATTCTGACGATGACGAAAATCGCGATGACAACCGTATTGGACTGTTACAAAGTACCGGTAATTACCTATCAAAATCGTCATCTCTTTCCAGCCTCACTATCCAATTAAAGAAATGCACAGATGCAAATCGTGAAAATCCAAGTCAATATCTAACTGCCTCGGAATTCCACCCGAAATCTACCGTTCTTATGACGGCCGGCAGAAAGTGTCGTTTTAACCTTTTCCAAGTAGATGGAGAAAAAAACCGGAAAATTCACACTATTTTTGTCGATCGTCTTCCAATTAAATGTAGTCATTTCAGCCGTGATGGTCTTCAGGTCGTTTTGAGTTCAGGATAcaattatttctcttattttgatATGGAGGCAGCCAAACTTATCAGAGTTCCACGATTTAATTCCATTGATAACAACAAATTGTCGGACTTCATTCTGTCACCCGATGGCCGTTACATAGTATTTTTTGGACAGTATGGTTATATGCATCTAGTCTCATCAAATTCCAAAGAATATCTTACAAGTCTTAAAATGAATGGGAGCGTGGATGCCGCAGCTTTCTCTAAAGACGGCCATAGAATGTTTTCGTTCGGAAGTGATGGTCAAGTTTACGTTTGGGACATGAACAGTCGGTGTTGCGTTCACAGATTCTACGACGATGGCTGCGTTAACGGTACAGCTGTTTGTGTGTCACccaataacaaatatttagcctGTGGTTCTGATTCAGGCGTGGTTAATATTTATGATGTTGATACGTGCATGACTTCGTTAACTCCTCCGCCTCAAAAGGCCGTTATGAATCTCACCACGGAATGTAATTCATTGGTGTTTAATCATTCTAATGAATTCCTTGCTGCAACTTCGATCCATTCGGAAAAAGGTGTGAAATTAATCCATTTACCTTCCATGACTGTTTTCAGAAATTTTCCCGATTCTTTAGATACGGATATAACATATCCTCGGCTCCTGGACATTTCTCCAAATAGTGGTTATTTAACGATTGGTAATAATAAAGGACAGGCTTTACTTTACAGAATTAAACACTTCGGAAATtactaa
- the LOC106883401 gene encoding 60S ribosomal protein L15, whose translation MGAYKYIQMIYRKKQSDVMRFLLRVRCWQYRQLNVLHRAPRPSRPEKARRLGYKSKQGYVIYRIRIRRGGRKRPVPKGATYGKPKTHGVNQLKFARCLRAVAEDKVGRRCKSLRVLNSYWVAEDSTFKFFEVILVDPFHKAIRRDPKINWICNAVHKHREMRGLTAAGRSSRGLGKGHGFHKTIGGSRHASWKRRQILSLRRKR comes from the exons ATGGGtgcctacaaatatatacagatgatCTATCGCAAAAAGCAAAGCGATGTCATGAGATTTCTGCTCCGTGTTCGCTGCTGGCAGTATCGCCAGTTGAATGTGCTTCACCGAGCACCAAGACCATCTAGACCAGAAAAGGCCAGACGCCTTGGCTACAAGTCTAAACAAG GCTACGTTATCTATAGGATCCGTATACGCCGTGGTGGACGTAAACGACCTGTACCAAAAGGTGCCACTTATGGTAAACCCAAGACTCATGGTGTCAATCAACTGAAGTTTGCCAGGTGTCTGAGAGCTGTTGCTGAG gacAAGGTTGGTCGCCGTTGTAAATCTCTGCGAGTACTTAACTCATACTGGGTTGCTGAAGATTCAACATTCAAATTCTTTGAAGTGATCCTGGTTGACCCATTTCACAAAGCTATTCGCCGTGATCCCAAGATAAATTGGATTTGTAATGCTGTGCACAAGCACAGAGAGATGAGAGGTTTGACAGCTGCTGGTCGCTCTTCCAGAGGTCTTGGAAAAGGTCACGGATTCCACAAGACCATTGGTGGCTCCCGTCACGCTTCCTGGAAACGCAGGCAAATCCTTTCTCTGCGAAGAAAGCGATAA